The Vibrio tasmaniensis genomic sequence CCTATACTCAATTGAGAGAGCTACTCACCACATTTAGGTTATCCATCAAAGAGGGTAGCTTTGGAGATGCTTTGAGCACCATGCTAGAGCAACTCAGTGAAAGAACCGATGCGAAGATCAAATTAACTAATAACCTTTCATCGTTAGAGCTTGATGCACACAGTCAGGTTCACTTGCTTCAATTGATTCGTGAAGCAACAATAAACGCAATAAAACACGCCAATGCCGACTTGATAGATGTATGCTGTATCGATGAGGACGGACAAGTATTAGTCGTGATAAAAGATAATGGAGATGGCTTTGACCCAAGTAGTTCGAAGATGAACCACTACGGAATGAGTATTATGCAGGAGCGTGCGGCAAGACTGAATGGTGACTTAACGATTGAAGCGGCTCAAGGTGAAGGCTGTACAGTCATATTGAAATATAAAAGTTTGAAGGAAGTTAAAGTTGACTATTTGTAAAGTAATGCTGGTTGATGATCATCCATTGATGCGCAGAGGCATAAGCCAATTACTGAGCTTTGAAGATGAATTTGAAGTGATTGCAGAAGCTAGTAACGGTACTGAAGCGGTCGCTCTTGCCCATGAAGAAGAACCTGATTTGATCCTGTTGGATCTTAATATGAAAGGCATGTCTGGCCTAGATACCTTGAAAGCACTTCGCACAGATGGTTCAAGCGCTAACATCGTTATTTTAACGGTTTCTGATAGCCCTGCGGATATCGAAGCGATTGTTAAAGCGGGCGCTGATGGTTACTTGTTGAAAGACACTGAACCCGATGAGCTGATTGAACTGCTTAAGCAAGCCCATAGCGGCGATAAGGCATACAGCAGTGTGGTAGCTCGCTATTTGAATGATGCTGACAGTCGAAATGATATCTTCGACCAATTGACTGAACGTGAAATGCAAATTCTTCAAGAAGTCGCGAAAGGTTACCGTAACAAGCAGATCGCCGATCACCTGTTTATTTCTGAATCGACAGTTAAGGTACATATGAAGAGTTTGTTGAAAAAGCTGCAAGTGCCTTCTCGTACCGCAGCAACCGTTCTTTATCTTGAACGCTATGGTGACATGAAGTAGGGCTTGGTCCTTTGAATAACACTATTTAAAGCCGTGCTGTTTAAAGCTCTTGTGAGACATTTCTAGTGTCATACTCCAATAGATAGGGTTTTGAATCTTCTAAAATAAGATGAAATAAAAAGGCGCTGAACTTATTAAGTTCAGCGCCTTTTTGTTAGGGCATTTTATATCTGTGTCTCAGTTTTTCTCTGTCTAGATAGTTTGTTTATTAAGCCGCCATTGGAACCAATACTAACGTACCGAAGATAACCGTGATAAGACCACAGATTACTGGAACAGAAGTACGTTTTACGACTTCAAATGGGCTAATTTTACCCATCCCAGATGTCGCTACAATTACGCCAGATACTGGAGAAATGGTACGGCCTAAGTTAGATGCTTGAAGCATTGGGATGATTAGGAACGCTGGGTTCAAGCCCATTTTTGCAGCCAGTGATGGAGCCAGCTCTACGAATGCATAGAAAGGTGCGTTACCAGAACCTGTCGCGATAGCAGCCGCAACTGTTAG encodes the following:
- a CDS encoding response regulator codes for the protein MTICKVMLVDDHPLMRRGISQLLSFEDEFEVIAEASNGTEAVALAHEEEPDLILLDLNMKGMSGLDTLKALRTDGSSANIVILTVSDSPADIEAIVKAGADGYLLKDTEPDELIELLKQAHSGDKAYSSVVARYLNDADSRNDIFDQLTEREMQILQEVAKGYRNKQIADHLFISESTVKVHMKSLLKKLQVPSRTAATVLYLERYGDMK